Proteins found in one Amycolatopsis umgeniensis genomic segment:
- a CDS encoding FHA domain-containing protein FhaB/FipA, whose product MPELVVQLTRVGFLVLLWLFVFAALRVVRSDLYAASGLRVAVPTFGRKKKENKKPRGGKSPQQLLVTHGALAGTRIALDGRPILIGRADDSTLVLDDDYASTRHARIALRGEDWYVEDLGSTNGTYLDRAKVTAPLRVPLGVPIRIGKTVIELRP is encoded by the coding sequence GTGCCAGAGCTGGTCGTTCAACTCACCAGAGTGGGCTTTCTCGTGCTGCTCTGGCTCTTCGTGTTCGCCGCGTTGCGTGTCGTCCGCTCGGATCTGTACGCGGCCTCCGGGCTGCGAGTCGCCGTCCCGACGTTCGGTCGCAAGAAGAAGGAAAACAAGAAGCCGCGCGGCGGGAAGTCGCCGCAGCAGCTGCTCGTGACCCATGGCGCGCTGGCAGGCACCAGGATCGCCTTGGACGGCAGGCCGATCCTGATCGGCCGTGCCGACGACTCGACCTTGGTGCTGGACGACGACTACGCGTCGACCCGGCACGCCCGGATCGCCCTGCGCGGGGAGGATTGGTACGTGGAAGATCTGGGCTCGACGAACGGGACGTACCTCGACCGGGCTAAGGTCACGGCACCCCTCCGGGTCCCGCTCGGAGTCCCCATCCGGATCGGCAAAACGGTGATCGAGCTTCGCCCATGA
- a CDS encoding FhaA domain-containing protein — protein MGRVERFDRRLENLVGNTFARMFGGNVVTQEVAVALERESEENVRELAGGRQLAPNHYIVSLGQADHERMAGDERRVTSVLAEAVKEHLAEHGWDTYGDVVVSLERNEALHTGQFKTRSSVDPDVKPPGAEGSSRSARPSNAGDPAMSQPPGYGQYDQGDPYGQQQGQYGYGQQAGQQQPGYDQGYGGQQQGGYDQGYGGAQQPGYDQYGGQQQQPGYDQGYGGAQQPGYDQYGGQQQQPGYDQGGYGGGAQQPGYDQYGGQQQQPGYDQGGYGGGAQQPGYDQYGGQQQQGGYDQYGGGQQQYGQPAADPYAQGGGYGGQPAAGRQLAASLQLDDGSNRSYSLKQGGNVVGRGQDADFRLPDTGVSRRHLEITWDGQSATLADIGSTNGTTVNGTPVQTWQLADGDVIRVGHSSLVFRTQG, from the coding sequence GTGGGCCGCGTCGAACGCTTTGATAGGCGGCTCGAGAACCTCGTGGGCAATACCTTCGCGCGCATGTTCGGTGGCAACGTCGTCACGCAGGAAGTGGCGGTGGCGCTTGAGCGCGAGAGCGAGGAGAACGTTCGTGAGCTGGCCGGTGGTCGACAGCTCGCTCCCAACCACTACATCGTGTCGTTGGGGCAGGCTGATCACGAGCGCATGGCCGGAGACGAACGTCGGGTCACGTCGGTGTTGGCGGAGGCGGTCAAGGAACACCTCGCCGAGCACGGTTGGGACACCTATGGTGACGTCGTAGTTTCGCTCGAGCGCAACGAGGCGCTGCATACTGGACAGTTCAAGACCCGTTCGTCCGTCGATCCCGACGTCAAACCACCTGGCGCCGAAGGTTCGTCACGGTCGGCACGACCCAGCAACGCAGGAGACCCAGCAATGAGCCAGCCCCCCGGCTACGGCCAATACGACCAGGGTGACCCGTACGGCCAGCAGCAGGGCCAGTACGGCTACGGACAGCAGGCTGGCCAGCAGCAGCCCGGGTACGACCAGGGTTATGGCGGCCAACAGCAGGGCGGCTACGACCAGGGTTACGGCGGCGCCCAGCAGCCCGGTTACGACCAGTACGGCGGCCAGCAGCAACAGCCCGGCTACGACCAGGGCTATGGCGGCGCCCAGCAGCCGGGCTATGACCAGTACGGCGGCCAGCAGCAGCAACCCGGTTACGACCAGGGTGGTTACGGCGGCGGCGCCCAGCAGCCCGGGTACGACCAGTACGGCGGCCAGCAGCAGCAACCCGGTTACGACCAGGGTGGTTACGGCGGCGGCGCCCAGCAGCCCGGCTATGACCAGTACGGCGGCCAGCAGCAACAGGGCGGCTACGACCAGTACGGCGGTGGCCAGCAGCAGTACGGCCAGCCCGCCGCGGACCCGTACGCGCAGGGTGGCGGCTACGGCGGTCAGCCGGCGGCAGGCCGTCAGCTCGCCGCGAGCCTCCAGCTGGACGACGGTTCGAACCGTTCGTACTCGCTGAAGCAGGGCGGGAACGTCGTGGGCCGTGGTCAGGACGCCGACTTCCGGCTGCCGGACACCGGCGTCTCGCGTCGTCATCTGGAGATCACCTGGGACGGCCAGAGCGCGACGCTCGCGGACATCGGTTCGACGAACGGCACCACCGTCAACGGCACCCCCGTGCAGACCTGGCAGCTCGCCGACGGCGACGTGATCCGCGTGGGCCACTCGTCTCTCGTGTTCCGTACGCAGGGCTGA
- a CDS encoding FKBP-type peptidyl-prolyl cis-trans isomerase, translating to MSLEKPQIDRPEGAAPADLVKSDITVGEGQEAKSGDTVSVHYVGVSHSTGDQFDASWDRGEPLRFGLGKGQVIPGWDQGVAGMKVGGRRQLVIPPHLAYGERGAGGVIKPNETLIFVVDLIGVN from the coding sequence ATGTCTTTGGAAAAGCCCCAGATCGACCGTCCGGAAGGCGCCGCGCCCGCCGACCTGGTGAAGTCCGACATCACCGTCGGCGAAGGCCAGGAGGCCAAGTCCGGCGACACCGTTTCGGTGCACTATGTCGGTGTCTCGCACTCGACCGGCGACCAGTTCGACGCGTCGTGGGACCGCGGTGAGCCGCTGCGCTTCGGCCTCGGCAAGGGGCAGGTCATCCCCGGCTGGGACCAGGGCGTCGCGGGCATGAAGGTCGGCGGGCGCCGCCAGCTCGTCATCCCGCCGCACCTCGCTTACGGCGAACGCGGCGCCGGCGGCGTCATCAAGCCGAACGAGACCCTGATCTTCGTAGTCGACCTGATCGGCGTGAACTGA